The following coding sequences are from one Epilithonimonas vandammei window:
- a CDS encoding phosphatase PAP2 family protein has product MEVKDPIILSISRFISNFFNPLVSLVLYFFYYSYVNYSWEEATKKFLPILLLLIIPVGLWIYRNVKKGNYTNMDVSNRKQRHSLYVFIILATIVFLVVDYFIHREIDWTVLMLCILLMLMQGSNFFIKSSMHTSLNIYVAALFYAISPVIGVGWFLLSVLIGVTRIILKRHTSQEVLAGGVIAIFVSLIYLTMVKVIIF; this is encoded by the coding sequence ATGGAAGTCAAAGACCCGATTATTTTATCAATCTCAAGATTTATCTCCAATTTTTTCAATCCATTAGTATCTCTGGTCCTTTACTTCTTTTACTATAGTTATGTGAATTATAGTTGGGAGGAAGCAACTAAGAAATTCCTACCGATACTTTTGCTATTAATTATTCCTGTTGGACTTTGGATCTACAGAAACGTTAAGAAAGGAAATTATACCAATATGGATGTATCGAACAGAAAACAAAGACATTCTCTCTATGTTTTTATTATTCTGGCAACCATCGTATTTCTTGTTGTAGATTATTTTATTCACAGGGAAATAGACTGGACGGTTCTGATGCTTTGTATTTTGTTAATGCTGATGCAGGGTAGTAATTTTTTTATCAAAAGTTCTATGCACACGAGTCTCAACATCTATGTAGCAGCATTGTTTTATGCGATAAGTCCTGTTATTGGTGTTGGCTGGTTTTTACTTTCCGTTCTAATTGGTGTTACAAGAATCATTCTTAAGCGTCATACAAGTCAAGAAGTCTTAGCCGGTGGGGTGATTGCTATTTTTGTATCTTTGATTTACCTCACTATGGTGAAGGTTATTATTTTTTAA
- a CDS encoding BlaI/MecI/CopY family transcriptional regulator — protein sequence MKLQTLTASEEEVMRVIWKKGSIYFRDLVNSYPEPKPHQNTISTFLKILVEKNYLVTEKQGRIYLYSPAVSWEDYKKIVTKKFAESYFDNSGIDLIKLLMEENLIQAKDFNQFFEVKTTVVALQETEKDNPVRDLVNELTSEKKSKKKDKDKKKKKKK from the coding sequence ATGAAACTACAAACTCTGACTGCTTCGGAAGAAGAAGTAATGCGTGTGATCTGGAAAAAAGGCAGTATATATTTTAGGGATTTGGTCAATTCCTATCCGGAACCGAAACCGCATCAAAATACCATCTCCACATTTCTTAAAATACTGGTGGAAAAAAATTATTTAGTCACTGAAAAACAAGGCAGAATCTATCTGTATTCTCCTGCTGTAAGCTGGGAAGATTATAAAAAAATCGTGACTAAAAAATTTGCAGAGAGTTATTTTGATAATTCAGGTATTGATCTGATAAAATTACTGATGGAAGAAAACTTGATTCAGGCTAAGGACTTCAATCAATTCTTTGAAGTAAAAACCACCGTAGTTGCATTGCAGGAGACCGAAAAAGATAATCCAGTGAGAGATCTTGTGAATGAGCTTACCAGTGAAAAAAAATCCAAGAAAAAGGATAAGGACAAAAAGAAGAAAAAGAAGAAATAA
- a CDS encoding RNA recognition motif domain-containing protein → MNIFVSNINYATKDHQLQELFEGYGEVSSAKIITDRDSGRSKGFGFVEMGDAEGRQAVEALNQKEFNGKILNVTEARPREEKPRRSFDNNRGGYGGGDRGGNRGGGNRW, encoded by the coding sequence ATGAACATTTTTGTTTCAAACATCAATTACGCAACTAAAGATCATCAGTTGCAAGAACTATTCGAAGGTTATGGAGAAGTTTCTTCTGCAAAAATCATTACAGACAGAGATTCTGGAAGATCAAAAGGTTTTGGTTTTGTAGAAATGGGTGACGCTGAAGGAAGACAAGCTGTAGAAGCACTTAACCAAAAAGAATTTAACGGAAAAATTCTTAACGTTACAGAAGCGAGACCAAGAGAGGAAAAACCAAGAAGATCTTTCGATAATAACCGTGGCGGTTACGGAGGAGGAGACAGAGGCGGAAACCGTGGAGGTGGAAACCGTTGGTAG